In Corylus avellana chromosome ca2, CavTom2PMs-1.0, the following proteins share a genomic window:
- the LOC132171700 gene encoding F-box/kelch-repeat protein At1g57790-like: MGLSCVKPRRRREPSCINNAEIKVRRFGILRESNISTNNVEVVTRPWSDLPADLLSLIAVRLGIIELLSFRGVCKAWQAASSVASAKTEAASNSEPWFLFYGEDSQCHLYNTSQRKYKMSIPELDGATCIASNQGWLLIFKEGSMFFYCPFSHAKIGLPKFPHSVLSEHASAFSSPPTSCECIVAVLHRDLEFGMELYVLYRGADTWTRRKLNSIQYKLSAFGFATYNNETFYFFDKIDATVAFSVKDKRCLKYNIVKKDNSIPRKILPCVRVKSLFVKFDMKKKLGLQDDVSVSTCGTILQCAGMDNIIFNEYLEAAGESGNRRVKGVWIQPRFFQVSSNQSWSL; the protein is encoded by the exons ATGGGCCTTTCTTGTGTAAAACCTCGAAG GCGCAGAGAACCTTCTTGCATCAACAATGCTGAAATTAAAGTAAGACGATTTGGTATTCTCAGAGAAAGTAATATCAGCACCAACAATGTAGAAGTTGTGACAAGACCCTGGTCTGATCTGCCTGCTGACCTTCTATCACTAATTGCTGTTCGCTTAGGCATAATCGAGCTTCTGAGTTTTCGTGGTGTCTGCAAGGCTTGGCAAGCTGCTTCTTCTGTGGCTTCAGCTAAGACTGAAGCTGCATCCAATTCTGAACCTTGGTTTCTCTTCTATGGGGAAGATTCACAATGCCATTTGTACAACACATCCCAAAGAAAGTACAAGATGAGCATCCCGGAATTGGATGGAGCAACTTGCATTGCATCAAACCAAGGATGGCTGCTTATATTTAAAGAAGGCTCAATGTTCTTTTACTGCCCCTTCTCTCATGCAAAAATAGGTCTTCCCAAGTTCCCCCATTCGGTACTTTCTGAACATGCTTCAGCCTTTTCATCTCCTCCCACTAGTTGTGAATGCATTGTTGCTGTCTTGCATCGTGATCTTGAATTTGGAATGGAGCTATATGTGCTTTACCGTGGGGCTGATACATGGACTAGGAGAAAACTTAACAGCATCCAATATAAGTTGAGTGCATTTGGATTTGCCACTTACAATAACGAAACTTTCTACTTTTTCGACAAAATAGATGCTACAGTTGCCTTCTCTGTCAAAGACAAACGCTGTTTAAAGTACAATATCGTCAAGAAAGATAATTCTATCCCCAGGAAAATTTTACCATGCGTTCGTGTGAAGAGtctttttgtgaaatttgacatgaagaaaaaattggGATTGCAGGATGATGTTTCAGTTTCTACTTGCGGAACAATACTACAGTGTGCTGGCATggacaatattatttttaatgagtACCTTGAGGCTGCTGGAGAATCTGGAAACCGTCGTGTCAAAGGGGTATGGATCCAACCAAGATTCTTTCAAGTGTCTTCAAATCAGAGCTGGTCACTTTGA
- the LOC132170716 gene encoding secoisolariciresinol dehydrogenase: MFRIGQSKNVSMSRTLLAQSFYRLLSSQTGSKLEGKVALITGAASGIGKATATKFINNGAKVVIADIQQQLGQETVEELGPNATFVACDVTKESDISNAVNFTISKHNQLDIMYNNAGVPCKTPPSIVDLDLAVFDKVMDINVRGVVAGVKHASRVMIPRRTGSILCTASVTGLMGGLSQHTYSVSKSAVIGIVKSVAAELCKYGIRVNCISPFAIPTQFVMDEMSQIYPGVDDQRLLEMVNNAGVLKGANCEPNDVANAALYLVSDDAKYVSGHNLVVDGGFSSFKSLGFPAPDEVH, encoded by the exons ATGTTCAGAATTGGACAAAG CAAGAATGTCTCAATGTCAAGAACTTTGCTCGCTCAGAGCTTCTACAGGTTATTGTCAAGCCAGACTGGAAG CAAGCTAGAAGGAAAGGTAGCATTAATAACTGGAGCAGCGAGTGGCATAGGAAAGGCAACTGCAACAAAATTTATCAACAATGGTGCCAAAGTTGTTATTGCTGACATCCAACAACAACTTGGCCAAGAAACTGTGGAAGAGCTTGGACCTAATGCTACTTTTGTCGCCTGTGATGTCACTAAAGAGTCTGACATATCCAATGCAGTTAATTTTACCATCTCTAAGCACAACCAACTTGATATCATGTACAACAATGCAGGGGTGCCCTGCAAGACTCCCCCAAGCATCGTGGACCTTGACCTGGCAGTGTTCGATAAAGTCATGGACATCAATGTCCGGGGAGTCGTGGCTGGGGTCAAACATGCATCACGTGTGATGATCCCACGTCGAACTGGCTCAATCCTCTGTACAGCTAGTGTCACTGGACTGATGGGGGGACTATCACAGCACACATATTCTGTGTCTAAGTCTGCTGTTATAGGCATTGTTAAGTCTGTGGCTGCAGAGTTATGCAAGTATGGAATCCGGGTGAATTGCATATCACCATTTGCCATTCCAACTCAATTTGTAATGGACGAAATGAGTCAGATTTATCCTGGTGTTGATGATCAACGGCTTCTGGAAATGGTTAATAATGCTGGTGTCTTGAAGGGAGCCAACTGTGAACCCAACGATGTAGCTAATGCTGCACTCTATCTTGTGTCTGATGATGCCAAGTATGTTAGTGGGCATAATTTGGTGGTAGATGGAGGCTTTTCATCTTTTAAAAGTTTGGGGTTCCCTGCGCCAGATGAAGTACACTAA
- the LOC132170783 gene encoding bifunctional 3-dehydroquinate dehydratase/shikimate dehydrogenase, chloroplastic-like — translation MAFKNNLLLCTPLECQSMEEMQASMKKAKAEGADLVELCLDSMSFSHISEVQKLIKLRTLPAIVSFRLKSSRTSGKGDCKFTCLQVLRLALELDVEFVEMDFEVASDIGMAEHLYKRADSKIIVSSYVNGGKPSTERLGHLIACMQSTGADVIKLEINVDYITDLAPVFQMLTHCQVPLIAVAVGSRGLISQLLGPKFGGFLVYGSLEGKSIPGLPTLVSLKHIYKLEYLNADTKVFGLISNPVGHSKGPVLHNPAFRHTGYNGIYVPMLVDDIKEFFETYTGTDFAGFSVGIPHKEAAVGCCDEVHPLAKSIGAVNTIIRRPIDGKLIGYNTDCEACITAIEDALRGGRVVNGDASHASPLAGKTFVLVGAGGAGRALAFGAKSRGAHVVIFNRNHERAKALANAVSGEALPYESLDRFCPEKGMILANASAVGMEPNSDKTPVSKESLKAYELVFDAVYTPRNTRLLQEATEVGATVVSGVEMFIRQALGQFRLFTGGLAPEDFMRKLVLEQF, via the exons ATGGCATTCAAGAACAACCTTCTATTGTGCACACCACTGGAATGCCAATCCATGGAAGAAATGCAGGCTTCCATGAAGAAAGCCAAGGCAGAAGGTGCAGACCTTGTCGAGCTTTGTCTCGATTCCATGTCATTTTCCCACATTTCTGAGGTCCAGAAGCTCATTAAACTAAGAACTCTGCCTGCAATTGTCTCTTTCAG GCTCAAATCGTCAAGGACCTCAGGCAAAGGAGACTGCAAGTTTACCTGCCTGCAAGTGCTGAGGCTGGCTCTTGAACTAGATGTTGAATTCGTTGAGATGGACTTTGAG GTGGCATCAGATATTGGCATGGCTGAGCATCTGTACAAGCGTGCTGACAGCAAAATAATAGTATCAAGTTATGTGAATGGTGGGAAACCTTCCACTGAGAGGCTCGGCCATCTGATTGCATGCATGCAATCTACTGGAGCGGATGTTATCAAGCTTGAGATCAACGTGGATTATATCACAGATCTAGCACCAGTTTTCCAGATGCTTACTCATTGCCAG GTGCCATTAATTGCTGTTGCAGTGGGCAGTAGAGGCCTAATAAGCCAACTATTGGGTCCTAAATTTGGTGGTTTTTTAGTCTATGGATCTCTGGAAGGCAAATCCATACCTGGCTTGCCAACTCTAGTCAGCCTTAAACATATTTACAAACTTGAATACCTGAATGCAGATACAAAAGTTTTTGGTCTCATTTCAAACCCAGTAGGCCATAGCAAGGGCCCTGTTCTGCACAACCCTGCCTTTAGGCACACAGGATATAATGGAATTTATGTTCCCATGTTGGTTGATGATATCAAGGAATTCTTTGAAACCTATACAGGGACTGACTTCGCAGGTTTCAG TGTTGGAATCCCACATAAGGAAGCAGCAGTTGGATGCTGTGATGAAGTTCATCCACTGGCAAAG TCCATAGGAGCTGTAAATACTATAATAAGGAGGCCCATTGATGGGAAGCTGATTGGATATAACACAGATTGTGAGGCTTGTATCACTGCAATTGAGGATGCACTAAGAG GTGGACGAGTTGTGAATGGGGATGCATCACATGCTTCTCCTCTAGCTGGGAAAACTTTTGTGCTGGTGGGAGCAGGAGGTGCAGGAAGAGCACTTGCTTTTGGTGCTAAAAGTAGAGGTGCTCATGTTGTCATATTCAACCGGAATCATG AGAGAGCAAAGGCTCTTGCAAATGCAGTTTCAGGGGAAGCTCTGCCATATGAAAGTTTAGACAGATTCTGCCCAGAGAAGGGAATGATCCTTGCCAATGCTTCTGCTGTAGGAATGGAACCAAATTCAGATAAAACTCCTGTTTCAAAG GAATCCTTGAAAGCATATGAGCTGGTTTTTGATGCGGTTTATACTCCTAGAAACACCCGGCTCTTGCAAGAGGCTACAGAGGTTGGGGCCACTGTGGTGAGTGGAGTTGAGATGTTCATCAGACAGGCCCTTGGGCAATTTAGATTGTTCACTGGTGGCTTAG CTCCAGAAGATTTCATGCGCAAGCTTGTTCTAGAGCAATTCTGA